Genomic DNA from Lactuca sativa cultivar Salinas chromosome 8, Lsat_Salinas_v11, whole genome shotgun sequence:
AGTGAATTTAAATCAAACAAATATTTATTCACATGAATTTTATGAATTCACTTTGTGTTTTCATCCGCATAAAAGATATGATTGGACTTATATATcctttattataattataattttaacCGAAGAGAGATGGAGAGAAAATATATGATATAAGAGTCAAACCACATTTTTAAGTGGCACAAATATAAATATCATCTCCCGTTAAGATTAGATGGATTATTTATAAAGACTATTACATGATAACTTACTACAACTACGAGGGTCTAGTTTTTGGTAAGAAAAAAGTGCCACCGAGATTTTTCGCCTTCTCCTTCAACAAAAACTTTTGAACCTTAGCACTCAAATTTCGTGGCAAATCTTCAAAAATAACCGTCATAGGTGCCATATAATGTGGTATACGATCTCGGAAATAATCAATAATTTCATTAGCGTCAACATGAACACCTTCCTTCAACTTGACAAATGCACATGGAGTTTGGCCCCAGTGCTCATCGGGCTTTGCAACAACTTCAACCTCGAGAACAGCAGGATGACTATAAATCACAGTTTCTACCTGAATCATTGATATATTTTCACCACCAGATATTACAATGTTATTGGAATGATCCATTACTTGTATACCCCCGTTTCGATGTTCAATAGGAAGATCTCCACTTCGATTCCATCCTCCCTCAAAAGCCTCTTTGGTTGCTTTGGTAATAGTAGGAGCTCCGCACATATAATGCGAGACATTATGAATCACTATATTATCAAATATTTCTTTAGGAGTTACAGATCGTAGGCAAACATTAGTGCCACCAACTATAGCCAAGCCCCACGTGAAGCTCCATCCATTACACTGAAACATAGGCAACGTCCACAGGTATGTAGGCATCTCTATCATACCATGTATGAACATTGAGGAAAGCGAAGTAAGATAAGCTCCTCGGTGGCTACAAATAACGCCTTCTGGGCTTGATGTGGTTCCATAGGTATAATTTAAACTGATGGGGTCACATTCATGATGTGGTCGGACTATAGAGAATTCAGCAACTCCATCTTCCAGAAAGCTCTCATAATCATGTTTACGTATATGTTTGAAGGGACGGCGGTAGTTGGGTTCGGATATTACAATAATGAGTGGGGCTTTTGAGTGTGTGTTCTTGAGAAGATTAACAGCTTCCGTAGCAATTTGCTGTAGCTGGTAATCAACAAAGAGAATCTTGGGTTTGGAATGATTGAGAAGGGTTGAGAGCATATTCGGATCTAGACGTATATCAAATGGGCAAATGGTTGCTCCAGCCATGGGAATGGCAAAATGAAGTTCTAGCATTGCAGGGACATTTGGTGCTAGTGTCGCTACCTGCATTCCACCGTAAATACGATTATCTTAGGTGACAGTGTCAAGATACGAATCTAATCAATTGACTAAATATATAGCAAATATAATTATTTCACCTTCTTTTTTGTTAAATATACATTAGATTTTGTAATAAAAAGATTCGTGCTCGCCAACATGAGATTCACATTATATATGAAGGAAAATTAAGAAACTCGATTGCAAAGCAATTAATAAATTCTACTAATACTTGCCAAACCTTATTGCTACCAAATGTACATTTAACCAAATGTACCAAAAACCTTATTGCTACCACGCTCGAGGAATGTTGTCACAGAAACCATACTTCATTAGAAACCATACTTCATAGGCACCAGAACATTTTTTGGTTGTGTGTCACACAAAAGGAGTGGTGgcataatttttttaatcaattcaatttaaatacaaattttaattttaataaaaacataacattttattacttaaaaatttaaaaacattaCATTGCATTACTTAAAAAAAACGTAACATGACATTAAAAAAATCCAACAATTTTAAAAAGAACACATCATCAAACAGTTAAAAACTtacaaaaaaaaactagaaaaaagATGAAAGTTTTTGAGAAAAAAGTTGgtgaaagataaaaaaaaatatatgagtgaagttttataaaaatgataggTATTATATATAGGAAAAATTGACAAAaaattgaatttaaaaaaaataaccatTCAAACGGTCAAAAAATCACCAACCAATCAAAAATCATAGCCTCTACCGATGCGTGGCTAAACCGCACATAAAACCGCATAAGAGGGTGTTATTCTACTTTGTCAAGCTTGATGAGTTGGAAAGTGTGTTACAAAGGGGTTGAAGGTGTTACCGGAGACATTAATGTATTTTAAGATTAGGTTATAAGACATAATTTTTTTAaaggtttatattatttttagttacTAAACTTTTCtgaatgttttatttttgttagtATACTTTATTTAAGTTGATATTGATCATTGAACTTGTTTATTTTTAGTCATTTTCGTCACTCTAACAAGTGATAGTCGGTATATAACATTGTCAAAGTTATAATTAGTAATCTGTTTTCTATCTACAGTGGATGAAGTTTTAAAAGCCTTGATTTAATAATATTAGCCCACCCTATTTAATTATATTACCATTTATTTCTTGTTTCATGTGCATTATTTAGATTCATTACAACATAATTGACTTCACAAATGGAAATTAGCAACGGAAAAATATGCTGTAATAGCAACGGTATATCTCCCATAAAAATTGATATGCGATTTTTAAAATCATCTGTGATGGATGTGAGACGAAATGATTAAATAGCATAAAATTAAAGTGGTATTCGTTGCTTAGTGTGATCATTTCTTCATCTTATAAACAAAATGTACAAGATTACTTACAACATCTCCACGAGAAACCCCGAAATTGTTTAGAGCCGATGCAAGCTTCATACACCTACGATGTGTTTCTTCCCATGTATACTTGATGGATCCATAAATGATGGAGATCCTTTTGCTATAAACTAGAGCTGCTCGATCCAAGAAACTAATAGGTGTTAAAGGAACATAATTTGCAGAGCACAAGACAATCCCTTTCAATGGTTTCCATGATTCATGCTGTAATTCCTCCATAGTTCCAGCCAAAAGGGAACTTTTAGCTGAGCTCTCACATCGGAACTTGCTGTAATGCTTTGCAGTTTTGTGGGAACCTCGGTACAACCTCGTGTTTGACTTCATGATCATGTTCATAGTGATAGTGGTATCCTGGTAGGAACAACGTTTGGGTTGTGACCT
This window encodes:
- the LOC111882423 gene encoding butanoate--CoA ligase AAE1 isoform X3, producing the protein MEGLKLRTLNYNVFDEFRALLHKDTTITMNMIMKSNTRLYRGSHKTAKHYSKFRCESSAKSSLLAGTMEELQHESWKPLKGIVLCSANYVPLTPISFLDRAALVYSKRISIIYGSIKYTWEETHRRCMKLASALNNFGVSRGDVVATLAPNVPAMLELHFAIPMAGATICPFDIRLDPNMLSTLLNHSKPKILFVDYQLQQIATEAVNLLKNTHSKAPLIIVISEPNYRRPFKHIRKHDYESFLEDGVAEFSIVRPHHECDPISLNYTYGTTSSPEGVICSHRGAYLTSLSSMFIHGMIEMPTYLWTLPMFQCNGWSFTWGLAIVGGTNVCLRSVTPKEIFDNIVIHNVSHYMCGAPTITKATKEAFEGGWNRSGDLPIEHRNGGIQVMDHSNNIVISGGENISMIQVETVIYSHPAVLEVEVVAKPDEHWGQTPCAFVKLKEGVHVDANEIIDYFRDRIPHYMAPMTVIFEDLPRNLSAKVQKFLLKEKAKNLGGTFFLPKTRPS
- the LOC111882423 gene encoding butanoate--CoA ligase AAE1 isoform X1 codes for the protein MIFVVYDYLGLAGLKLRTLNYNVFDEFRALLHKDTTITMNMIMKSNTRLYRGSHKTAKHYSKFRCESSAKSSLLAGTMEELQHESWKPLKGIVLCSANYVPLTPISFLDRAALVYSKRISIIYGSIKYTWEETHRRCMKLASALNNFGVSRGDVVATLAPNVPAMLELHFAIPMAGATICPFDIRLDPNMLSTLLNHSKPKILFVDYQLQQIATEAVNLLKNTHSKAPLIIVISEPNYRRPFKHIRKHDYESFLEDGVAEFSIVRPHHECDPISLNYTYGTTSSPEGVICSHRGAYLTSLSSMFIHGMIEMPTYLWTLPMFQCNGWSFTWGLAIVGGTNVCLRSVTPKEIFDNIVIHNVSHYMCGAPTITKATKEAFEGGWNRSGDLPIEHRNGGIQVMDHSNNIVISGGENISMIQVETVIYSHPAVLEVEVVAKPDEHWGQTPCAFVKLKEGVHVDANEIIDYFRDRIPHYMAPMTVIFEDLPRNLSAKVQKFLLKEKAKNLGGTFFLPKTRPS
- the LOC111882423 gene encoding butanoate--CoA ligase AAE1 isoform X2, which encodes MEGLAGLKLRTLNYNVFDEFRALLHKDTTITMNMIMKSNTRLYRGSHKTAKHYSKFRCESSAKSSLLAGTMEELQHESWKPLKGIVLCSANYVPLTPISFLDRAALVYSKRISIIYGSIKYTWEETHRRCMKLASALNNFGVSRGDVVATLAPNVPAMLELHFAIPMAGATICPFDIRLDPNMLSTLLNHSKPKILFVDYQLQQIATEAVNLLKNTHSKAPLIIVISEPNYRRPFKHIRKHDYESFLEDGVAEFSIVRPHHECDPISLNYTYGTTSSPEGVICSHRGAYLTSLSSMFIHGMIEMPTYLWTLPMFQCNGWSFTWGLAIVGGTNVCLRSVTPKEIFDNIVIHNVSHYMCGAPTITKATKEAFEGGWNRSGDLPIEHRNGGIQVMDHSNNIVISGGENISMIQVETVIYSHPAVLEVEVVAKPDEHWGQTPCAFVKLKEGVHVDANEIIDYFRDRIPHYMAPMTVIFEDLPRNLSAKVQKFLLKEKAKNLGGTFFLPKTRPS